Proteins from a single region of Carassius gibelio isolate Cgi1373 ecotype wild population from Czech Republic chromosome A5, carGib1.2-hapl.c, whole genome shotgun sequence:
- the LOC128014545 gene encoding low-density lipoprotein receptor isoform X4, translating to MCLFVLLNVASGIFFLLLRAECVQAAGASDHVPLHCRLGFKPCKDGSECVLYSHVCDGENDCPDGSDEDECAAVCSIGQFQCAHGKKCIERRQVCDGVAQCQDRSDEVDCFKSEEGCGHRCDKNRCIPESFVCDGDTDCVDGSDEASCGEESCSSSEWQCSSGQCVSVSMHCDGPPDCRDHSDEEDCAEPPPCSTRRRCPKSQECLLDEWICDGEIDCKDGTDEKNCKESPVQCGEFQWPCVSNTQCVPQHWRCDGSEDCRDGSDESGCPSVSCPPHLFQCDSSECVDPSQLCNGVTNCLDGSDEGGTCQTDKCSEQSKCAQDCHSTPTGTRCWCRIGYKPVDDGVVCVDVDECVDRPDLCSHYCNNTQGSFACSCGHGYVLEPDGRSCKITGEPYLLASVQSEVFLLGLRSSSLDVLLSSEKQFVLSLDYDWQKQRVYWINLNTDSIKWLSLDQKSKGTFIKGLHADSLAVDWVARNLYWADSVKSQINALGLDREVTRTTDIVMILGEDLGQLRSIALLPQKGILFWSETGDDAQIERAGMDGSDRRVLVSHSLRWPVSLTVDSLHHRIYWTDEKLKCIGSADIDGGNIKLLQMMETPSPFSVSVFNDKVYWSDTKRGTIQRAHKSTGKQHQVLLKRPGQPFGLKVIHSLFQVGVSNPCASQHCSHLCVLSPELKAVCMCPSQLLLDEDRLTCSKPKDSSFLLFLSPSAITQIYLQNRHRKVDLKNWPEHRRFDLPNMNKSSMLDLVLRDLTLYVSDGSQPVVGLFKMKDTALVPRGKLLQLHKESLRAFSVDWITLNVYWSSEKLPGLQVTSPDGTHTSVLIQDGVGAIESIALDPPSGHLCFSNTVQEGQMTQLECAYMNGQNRTVVWSNSVRPTSLNLMDEGKKLYWADTGLGVIGSVGVDGSGYKEIKTQAGLMEFAVVNQVLVWITKEDSTKCWFSDDKHTGKLWFEVDSDIVSLKAFAKSRQKGTNLCSNGNGGCSHLCLAFPGGMTCRCAHNHRLVNGRDCSPDSRCPQGTKPCLSENICLPQEQFCNGIADCPDHSDENCLQDTHKNIRINPKAFRPGLSDNVIPENVESEACGLSRCNGNGKCSTQNGVPVCVCDAGYSGEHCQDLSSGLSQGPVMHGVIGLCAAVVVLGVIVGFIQKKKATDRRHAARAVDVQETDMKELEKRRETSSVKNGKDTEFSEENVVTSVD from the exons GTCAGTTTCAGTGTGCTCATGGTAAGAAGTGCATCGAGCGCCGGCAGGTGTGTGACGGTGTGGCTCAGTGTCAGGATCGCTCGGATGAAGTCGACTGCTTCAAGTCAGAGGAGGGCTGCGGCCATCGCTGTGATAAAAACCGCTGCATCCCAGAGTCCTTTGTTTGTGATGGAGACACGGACTGTGTGGACGGCAGCGATGAGGCCAGCTGTG GAGAGGAGAGCTGCAGCAGTTCTGAGTGGCAGTGCAGCAGCGGTCAGTGCGTATCGGTCAGTATGCACTGTGATGGACCGCCGGACTGCAGAGATCATTCAGACGAGGAGGACTGCGCTGAACCTCCACCATGCAGCACACGACGCCGCTGTCCGAAGAGCCAGGAGTGTCTGCTGGACGAGTGGATATGTGATGGAGAGATAGACTGCAAGGATGGCACAGATGAGAAG AACTGTAAGGAGTCTCCAGTGCAGTGTGGTGAGTTCCAGTGGCCATGTGTCTCTAACACGCAGTGTGTTCCACAACACTGGCGCTGTGACGGCTCTGAAGACTGCAGGGATGGAAGTGACGAATCTGGAT GTCCCAGTGTGTCCTGTCCTCCTCATCTGTTCCAGTGTGACAGTTCGGAGTGTGTGGACCCGTCTCAGCTCTGTAACGGAGTCACTAACTGTCTGGACGGTTCTGATGAGGGTGGCACATGCCAGACAGACAAATGCTCTGAACAGTCAAAGTGTGCACAGGACTGCCACAGCACACCTACAGGCACG CGCTGTTGGTGCAGGATCGGCTACAAGCCTGTAGATGATGGTGTGGTGTGTGTTGATGTGGATGAGTGTGTGGACCGTCCCGACTTGTGTTCACACTACTGTAACAACACTCAAGGCTCATTTGCGTGCTCTTGTGGTCACGGTTATGTTCTGGAACCTGATGGCCGCAGCTGCAAAATCACAG GTGAGCCATACCTGCTGGCATCTGTGCAGTCTGAGGTCTTCCTGCTGGGTCTGAGGAGCTCCAGTCTGGACGTCCTGCTCTCGTCAGAGAAGCAGTTTGTGCTTTCACTTGACTATGACTGGCAGAAGCAGAGAGTGTACTGGATCAACCTCAACACAGACAGCATCAAATGGTTGTCACTGGATCAGAAGAGCAAAGGAACCTTCATTAAAG gtcTCCATGCAGACAGTCTGGCAGTGGACTGGGTGGCGAGGAACCTCTATTGGGCTGATAGTGTCAAAAGCCAGATCAATGCATTGGGACTGGACCGTGAGGTCACCAGAACCACAGATATTGTGATGATCCTGGGTGAAGATCTAGGGCAGCTTCGCTCCATCGCTCTGCTGCCACAGAAAGG AATTTTGTTCTGGTCAGAAACCGGGGATGATGCTCAAATAGAAAGAGCAGGCATGGATGGTTCAGACAGACGTGTGCTGGTCAGTCACTCTCTCCGATGGCCAGTCAGTTTGACGGTGGACTCTCTGCATCACAGAATCTACTGGACAGATGAGAAACTAAAGTGCATCGGATCAGCCGATATAGATGGAGGAAATATTAAG CTCCTGCAGATGATGGAGACTCCCAGTCCATTCTCAGTGTCTGTATTCAATGATAAGGTCTACTGGTCTGATACTAAAAGAGGAACCATTCAGAGAGCTCACAAAAGCACCGGTAAACAGCACCAAGTCCTGCTCAAACGTCCTGGACAGCCGTTTGGTTTGAAG gtcatTCATTCACTTTTCCAGGTGGGCGTCTCTAACCCGTGTGCTTCCCAGCACTGCTCTCACCTGTGTGTTTTATCGCCGGAGCTGAAGGCTGTGTGCATGTGTCCGTCTCAGCTCCTGCTGGATGAAGATCGACTGACCTGCTCCAAACCCAAAGACTCGTCCTTCCTGTTGTTTCTTTCTCCATCTGCAATCACACAG ATTTATTTACAGAACAGACACCGCAAAGTGGACCTAAAGAACTGGCCTGAACATCGCCGTTTTGACCTTCCCAACATGAACAAGTCAAGCATGTTAGATTTAGTGCTGCGTGACCTCACCCTGTACGTGTCTGATGGCAGTCAGCCAGTCGTGGGGCTCTTTAAGATGAAGGACACAGCGCTGGTGCCTCGTGGGAAACTACTCCAGCTACATAAGGAATCACTGCGTGCGTTTTCAGTGGACTGGATCACCCTGAACGTGTACTGGAGCAGTGAGAAGCTGCCCGGCCTGCAGGTCACCTCACCGGATGGCACACACACCAGTGTGTTGATACAGGACGGTGTCGGAGCCATTGAATCCATCGCTCTGGACCCACCCAGTGGACACCTCTGCTTCTCAAACACAGTCCAGGAAGGCCAAATGACCCAGCTGGAGTGTGCCTATATGAATGGACAGAACAGGACAGTGGTGTGGAGTAATTCAGTCCGGCCAACATCACTGAACTTGATGGACGAAGGGAAAAAACTGTACTGGGCTGACACtg GTCTTGGAGTAATTGGTTCAGTTGGTGTAGATGGTTCTGGATACAAGGAAATAAAGACACAAGCCGGACTGATGGAGTTTGCTGTGGTTAACCAAGTGCTCGTTTGGATTACTAAAGAAG ACTCCACTAAGTGTTGGTTTAGTGATGATAAACACACAGGGAAGCTGTGGTTTGAAGTGGACTCTGACATCGTTAGTCTGAAAGCATTCGCAAAATCAAGACAAAAAG gcaCTAATCTCTGCTCTAATGGTAATGGAGGCTGCAGTCACCTCTGTCTCGCGTTCCCCGGAGGAATGACGTGCCGTTGTGCTCATAATCACCGTCTGGTCAACGGCAGAGACTGCAGTCCAGACTCCCGCTGCCCTCAAGGAACCAAACCTTGCCTGAGTGAAAACATTTGTCTCCCTCAGGAGCAGTTCTGCAACGGCATCGCCGACTGTCCAGATCATTCTGATGAGAACT GTCTTCAGGATACACATAAAAACATCCGGATCAATCCTAAAGCGTTTCGTCCAGGTTTGAGCGATAATGTCATACCAGAGAACGTGGAGTCTGAGGCATGTGGTCTTTCACGGTGTAATGGCAACGGTAAATGCTCGACCCAGAACGGCGTGCCGGTGTGCGTCTGTGATGCGGGTTACAGTGGAGAGCACTGCCAGGATCTTTCGAGTGGGCTCTCACAGGGGCCGGTTATGCACGGAGTTATTGGGCTGTGTGCCGCTGTGGTTGTCCTGGGGGTAATCGTCGGCTTCATTCAGAAGAAAAAAGCCACAGATCGGAG GCATGCAGCACGGGCTGTGGATGTGCAGGAGACCGACATGAAGGAACTAGAGAAAAGACGAGAGACGTCTTCAGTAAAAAATGGAAAAGACACAGAATTCTCCGAG